The region AgatacaaaatcaaatcaaattgtatttattacatgcgccgaatacaacaggtgtaggtagatctTACAGTAAAattattacttacaagcccttaaccaacaatgccgttttaagaaagaaatatagaaatataacaaataattatggagcaacaataaaataacagtagcaaggctatatacaggcggttccagtacagagtcaatgtgtagtcgaggtaattgaggtaaaatgtacatgtagatagaggtaaagtgactatgcatggataataaacagagaggagcagcagcgtaaaaatggggggtggggtggggacaatgcaaatagtccgggtagccatttgattaactgttcatgagtcttatggctttgggggtagaagctgttaagaagccgtTGAGACCTCGACTTGGTGCTCCGGGTCCGCTTGCTGTGCGGGAGCAAAGAGATcattctatgactagggtggctggagtccttggcAATTTATGGGGtcttcctctgataccgcctggtatagaggtcctggatggcaggaagcttggccccagtgatgtactgggccgtatgcactaccctctgtagtgccttgcggtcagaggccgagcagtttccataccagacggttatgcaaccagtcaggatgctatagatggtgcagctgtagaactttttgaggatctgaggacccatgccaaatcttttcagtctcccaagggggaataggtgttgtcgtgccctcttcatgactgtcttagtgtgtttgaaCTATGATTGTCCAGAcctttggcagtctctatgggcgtGCCACccggttcaattctcaggccgactctcttttctgtatacatcaatgatgtcgctcttgctgctggtgattctctgatccacctctacgcagacaataccattctgtatacttctggcccttctttggacactgtgttaactaacctccagacgaacttcaatgccatacaactctccttccgtggcctccaactgctcttaaatgcaagtaaaactaaatgcatgctcttcaactgatctctgcccgcacctgcccgcccgtccagcatcactactctggacgattctgacatagaatatgtggacaactacaaatacctaggtgtctggttagactgtaaactctccttccagactcacatcctcgacttcggcgatgtcatttacaaaatagcctccagcaCTCTACTTAACAAATtgcatgcagtctatcacagtgccattcgttttgtcaccaaagccccatatactatccaccactgcgacctgtatgctcttgttggctggccctcgcttcatactcgtcgccaaacccactggcttcaggtcatctacaagtctttgctaggtaaagcaccgccttatctcagctcactggtcaccatagcagcacatcACCCGTAGcccgcgctccagcaggtatatttcgcTGGTTACCCCCAAAGCCAAATCCTACTttagccgcctttccttccagttctctgctgccaatgactgtaacgaactgcaaaaatcactgaagctggagactcatatctctctcactaactttaagcaccagctgtcagagcagctcacagatcactacacctgtacatggcccatctgtaaatagtccatccaactttaattgctatattgtaattacttcgccactatggcctatttattgccttacgtcccttatcttacctcatttgcacacactgtatatagaatttttctactgtattattgactgtatgtttgtttattccatgtgtaactctgtgatgttgtatgtgtcgaactgctttgctttatcttggccaggtcgcagttgtaaatgagaacttgttctcaactagcctacctggttaaataaaggtgaaaaaaaaataaaaaattgtttgtacgtgatgtggacaccaaggaacttgaagctctcaacctgctccactacagccccgttgatgagaatgggggttgGTGCCCCCattctgggggtgggggtgctcagtccttctttttctgtagtccacaatcacctcctttGTCTAAATCATGTTGAGGGAGGGTTTGTTATCCtgcatcacactgccaggtctcttacATCCAacctgtctcatcgttgtcagtgatcagacctcccactgttgtgtcgtctgcaaacttaatgatggtgttggagtcgtgcttggccatgcagtcatgggtgaatggggagtacaggaggggactgagcatacACCCATGAGggaccctgtgttgaggatcagcgtggcagatataGTCTCCAATATTTTGTTATCTTTTAAAAGAGAAAAGGGCCTGGCAGGTAGGATTTAGTTCCTCTGGCCCACAGGCCCCTTACAAATAAAGATTGAATTTatgaaactgcagtaaaagtgcagtaactgcagtcgactgtggtattttggacgcGGCAATTGCAGAATAAATGCAGTGTACTGCAGttgaactgcagttatactgcactctaactgcagttcCACTGCCAAATTACTGCAGTataaaaatattgttattttgaaTGCAGTATTTGCTGCATACCGCCGTTATAATGCACTCTaatctcatcgctacaactcccgtacgggctcgggagagacgaaggttgaaagtcatgcgtcctccgatacacaacccaaccaagccgcactgcttcttaacacagcgccatccaacccagaagccagccgcaccaatgtgtcggaggaaacaccgtgcacctggcaaccttggttagcgcgcactgcgcccggcccgccacaggagtcactggtgcgcgatgagacaaggatttccctaccgccCAAATGAACGCAGAGTCTCTGGTGACGCAGCTGGCACAggagtacagcgcccttaaccactgagCCACCCAGGAGGCTCAATCGcccaaccttaacacacacacacactctctgtgtgtggttacagtaggctaatgtatgtcaatggttttaggaacagcagtaacatcaggcaggctttaggctaccaactgcctGGCTAGTTTGGCTCAATCgtgggtgcaatgatcacgttcccgcattgactgactgtgtggaggctcaaTGATTTAACATTACATTAGCCTACATGCTACACTAGGAAAGTTATatatagctgtcggctatattagccacaacttaccgttctttgtgcagcttcaaatgttgaacaaagttggaaattgttgcctatgtctgtaattttcttcctgcatgttttgcaagttaCAATCCATTTTGATGACTACAGCGTagtctttatatccgaaaataataattttgggtatcatctttccaagggctccatctgaattcacccgccgatgttcctctgcactgccacaCACAACTGTTTCTCAGCTGGCACAACTTGATTGGCTGCTGTCTGATTCAAACTGTAAtctgttaaatgaagagttgatgcgctgcacCTTTTTTAATAGCATAATTTTttatatttgggcttggggagggtatcaagtatggtcgagtcaaaaggctcaagtccaagttaagtcacgagtcattggtgttaaagtcaaagttGAGTTGCAAGtaatcatatttgtgactcgagtccaagttatgaacttgttctcaacttgcctacctggttaaataaaggtgaaataaaataaataaatgtgactcgagtccacacctctggtatattggccatatatcacaaacccccgaggtgccttattgctattataaactagataccaacttaattagagcagtctgatataccacggctgtcagccaatgagcattcagggctcgaaccacccagtttatactGCACTCTTACTGCAATCTTTTTTCATAAGAGGCCAGTACAGTAGTTGGAGATAATGCTTCATAACATTGGATGCCAACCTCCGATAAACCCAACAGAAGATGTTTTAAATTCATAGCAATGACTATTACCGTAATACATTTGTTGTCATTTGTTTGCTACTTGGCAGCTGTATGTTATTAAAAGAAAGGGCATCAATGGTCGCCCACAACAGAACTGGTCAAATGTTTGCAAGGTATATGTCTTTTTGCTataaagtagctagctaactatcctCCAGCCAAAAAAATGCCGATATGTCAGACTTAAACCACTTCTCAAATGGATACGTAAATCCTATTTCACAACAGTACATGTGTCGGCCTACTGCATTCAAGCAGTTATTATTTTTGGTATTTCAACACAGCGCAATTCAAGATCCCATTCGCCAATAAAAATGCACGCGCCTGTTTCTACATTGACCAATCAGGTTGATGGGTAATGAACCACGTCCGCGCGCTAAGTTCTTGCGGCAGTATTTTGTCACACATTCGCGGGAGAACAGCCTTGCAAAGTTTTGTCAGCAGCTATTTAATTTTATGGCATTTATTTGAGGTACTTGGCATGCGGTAGTTGCGTGTTATAAGTACAACCTTCACAGTTTGTTGGCTGCACACTACTAGACAGTTTCCTAGCTAGCTAGACAGCTAACAACAACTGGCAAACTTTTTGCAAGAGGTCTCTCGTTTTGACCCAAAGTATCTAATATGGCAACTATGTGTCACTCAAGACGTGCCCTGATGGAAATCCCAGCTCCACAGCCGAAAATTGCAGGTACGTCTGACTTCAACAACTTCATAAAGTAGGTCacgttagctggctagccagctacatttccCTCCACTGCAGCATCACAACAGCTGTCCTTGGTAAAGTAAGCGCGCGCCAGGAAAAAATGTGGCTAAGTAGCGGCTACCTTATTTTCTAAATATGTTAAATTATAACAATGAAGTCAGCCAGTAAGATCCAATAAAACACCGAGTCTGAACAAACCAATTGTGTCAATTTTCTAATATTGGAATTAAGTCCATTTTAACTTGTGTGGGCAACTAGCCAGTTAGCCAGCTTTGAGTTAGCAATTACATTGACACAACATGGTACCTATTGTTAGCTTTTGCTAACAACTTTACCTAGTTATAACTCGTTAACGAGCTGATATTGGACATTTAGCTAAGTAATAAAGATTGTGGGTGAGCTGTTTGTAGTTATTAATTCAGCAAGACATTacaattttttttgttttatGCAAGTACCAAAACATTGAATCTGCCTTCCTTTCTAGTACAACTAGAAGAATATTGTAACTGGGTTCACTATGATCCTGTAACGTTAGTAGACACAAATGCACTCTAAAGTTATgccaaatgttttttttgcagcTCGAATGAGAAGGTCCTACCTGGAGGTTCTAAGTTCACGCATAGCTCCATTCTCAACCACCTCTAGAGGCAGAAACCTGACCAGCAACTCAAAACGTGGGCATTCGTGTTAATAAGCAAATTAAATGGATCATGTCATTCAGTTTCTAGTCTTATATTAGTTGGCCTGTGACCAATACAGTGGTGTATGTTTTGCAGTGGGCCCAGCCATATACAGAACAGGGAGTAGTCGGAGTGAGGCCCAAAGTGAGAGAATGGAAGACAACCAGACACCCCTGTCCAACCAGCAGCTTGTGCAGCTCATAAGATCTTTCATCCTAGTAGAACAGGGGCAGAGGCTGGAGCCCAGAGCCCCCACTACAGACCTGAAGCCTTTACAGGAGGACTTGCACCTGAAGAAGACCAATGTCTACAGATCTATACCCTACTCACGCCTGGGGTCCAACAGAGACGCGCACTGTTACAGAAAGGCATATCCACACCTGGTGGTGTTTAAAGTGAGTGTCAACATTTTTGTTTTATGCTCTTTAAGTTGCCCTTGTGTGAATATAACTCAGGTAATTGACCTGAAGTTGAATCTCCTTGCAGTAAATAATATACTACTTTTAAGATTTACACTAACTTTATTCAAGCTGATTGTTTGACTAAAGTGCTTTTAAGAAATTCTGGGTTGTCATGGTGATTGGTACTACCTGCATCACCTGTGGTGTGTTTTAACAAACCTTGCCTTTTTCCTCCCAGGTTTCCTGCCAGGAGTGGGGTCAGCTGCTGCTGCAGAACGAGGAGTGGGAGTCTGCTCTGGAGCACTCCCTAGTGGCGTGGAGGTACACCAGTGAGCTGCCACAGTGGGACACCAGCAGCCACAACTTGGTGAGGGAACAGTGTTACAGCATGCTGGCAGCACACTGCATCACAGCTCTACAGCACTACTGCCCAGACCCCAGCAAAGCCATAGAGCTGCACAGGAGGTAAGAGTCCTCCTTTCTTTGGAACCTTTTCACGGGTCATGCTTGAATTGTTAACACTATTGAGTTTAAACTGTTTCCGTTGACTGAGAATTAGCAGCATTTGGATGGTAAAAATGCATAAAACcagaaataaaaacattttgaaaaataaATATGCTCTATAAAATCACTTTGGCTATGCATGGAGGTTGGTTCTGGTTGTTTTTTAATCGTATCTCTAGTCTGTCAACTCTGCCTGTTACCTCTTGACCTCTTGCTATAGCAAACTTGCAACACTGTATTACCTGATACTGGCTCAAGGCTCCACAgtgtgaccattttactcacatACGCCCCTAAATATTCTGCTGTGCGGCCTGGAATTCTAATTTAGAAACACCAGTGCGCCTAGAAACATTATGGATTGTAGTTTTATTACCTCGTGTAAAAACGCAGACCGGACAAATGGATTATGCTCATTGTAGTTAATCACCACGTTTTCTGTGCAGAACTATGTAGAATTTGTCCTGTTGGAAATTACAACCTCCTACTACATCGCCCAGCCTGTGCTTGATCTGATTTTTTTCTAGAGAAACTGCACATTGGTGTCAGTCTGGCAAATTGAAATATGTTTGGACATTTGACCAACTTTTTCCTAATGGAAACACCGGGAGTAAAATAcatctacagtggcaagaaaaagtatgtgaaccgtttggaaatacctggatttctgcataaattggtcataaaatgttaATCtcggtcacaacaatagacaaacactcTGCTAAAACTAATCACACACAAATAATTATGTTTTCATGTCTGTATTTAACACACTgttgtaaacattcacagtgcatggtgggaaaagtatgtgaacccttgaatttattaactggttgaccctttggcagcaataacctcaaccaaatgttttctgtagttgcggatcagacctgcacaacagtcaggaggaattttggaccattcctctttataaaactgtttcagttcagcaatattcttaatGTCTGGTGTGAagcgctctcttgaggtcatgccacagcatctcaatcgggttgaggtgaGGACTCTCCAAAAGCTGTATTTTCTAGTGTTAAAGCCAttctgttgatttacttctgtgttttgggtcattgtcctgttgcatcacccaacttctgagcttcaattggtggacagagcCTAACATTCtcttgcaaaatgtcttgataaaacttgggaattaatttttccgtcgataatagcaagctgtccagTCCGAGGCAGCtaggcagccccaaaccatggcgctccctccaccatactttacagttgggatgaggttttgatgttgatgtgctgtgcctttttcccccccctccacacatagtgttgtgtgttccttccaaacaactcaactgtagcttcatctgtccacagaatattttgccagtagcgctgtggaacatccaggtgcacttttgcaaacctcagacgtgcagcaatggggTTTTTTGGACAGCGGtagcttcttccgtggtgtcctcccatgaacaccattcttgttttaTGTATTGTAGATAAATCAACAGATGAGAtattagcatgttccagagatttctgtaagtctagCTGATTCTTCactgagcattctgcgctgtgctcttgcagtcataaTTGCATGACGGCCACACCAAgtgagagtagcaacagtgctgcacttcatttatagacaatttgtgttCCTGTGGAccgatgaacatcaaggcttttagagatacttttgtaaccctttccaccTTTATGCAGGTCAACAATCCTTAATCTTAGGTATTCTGatatctcttttgtttgaggcatggttcatgtcaggcaatgcttcttgtgaatcgCAAACTCAAATTGTgtgtttttatagggcaaggcagctctaaccaacatctccaatcgtCTCATTGATCGGACTCCAGGTTAGCCAACTCCTGACAACAATttgcttttggagaagtcattagcctaggggttcacatactttttctacctacactgtgaatgtttaaatgatgtattcaatatagacaagaaataCAATGTGTATATTCGTTTAAGCAcactgtctattgttgtgacttagatgaagattaaatcaaatttgatgaccaatccCAAAGGGTTCGTATACTTTTTCTTGCCAACTGTGAAGAGAAATCAGTGGGAATACTGCTCCTTTCAACTCTTCTTTTCTATAACTCTTTCCTTCAGGTTTAAAATGGCACAGCTGCACAGTCAGTTGATCTCTCCTTGTATTCAGGAGCTGGAGAGAAGCCTCGGCAAAGCACAGGTTTGTTCCATGAACACCCGCTGAAATGGCCAACACTAAGATCAGCTGACAACCATCAGCATGGCTTCCAAGTCTAGGGGGTTGCACTATTGAACAGCGTCTATCAGTGGTTGCCATTCAACTATGTTTGGTATCCTTGCCTTGTGTTGCGCTATTCCCCCATGCCTTGTGTTGCGCTATTCCCTCTTGCCTTGTGTTGCGCTATTCCCTCTTGCCTTGTGTTGCGCTATTCCCCCTTGCCTTGCCTACAGTATTCCCTACAGTAAATACAAGAAAGCTTTGATGCATTTTGGTATGctgtttttttaaatatgaaTTTAAGCTTTTTGTATTTAAGTTGTTTTGTAAAATGTGTTTATTGCCATTGAACTA is a window of Oncorhynchus masou masou isolate Uvic2021 chromosome 7, UVic_Omas_1.1, whole genome shotgun sequence DNA encoding:
- the LOC135543307 gene encoding uncharacterized protein LOC135543307 isoform X1, with protein sequence MATMCHSRRALMEIPAPQPKIAARMRRSYLEVLSSRIAPFSTTSRGRNLTSNSKLGPAIYRTGSSRSEAQSERMEDNQTPLSNQQLVQLIRSFILVEQGQRLEPRAPTTDLKPLQEDLHLKKTNVYRSIPYSRLGSNRDAHCYRKAYPHLVVFKVSCQEWGQLLLQNEEWESALEHSLVAWRYTSELPQWDTSSHNLVREQCYSMLAAHCITALQHYCPDPSKAIELHRRFKMAQLHSQLISPCIQELERSLGKAQVCSMNTR
- the LOC135543307 gene encoding uncharacterized protein LOC135543307 isoform X2, translated to MATMCHSRRALMEIPAPQPKIAARMRRSYLEVLSSRIAPFSTTSRGRNLTSNSKLGPAIYRTGSSRSEAQSERMEDNQTPLSNQQLVQLIRSFILVEQGQRLEPRAPTTDLKPLQEDLHLKKTNVYRSIPYSRLGSNRDAHCYRKAYPHLVVFKVSCQEWGQLLLQNEEWESALEHSLVAWRYTSELPQWDTSSHNLVREQCYSMLAAHCITALQHYCPDPSKAIELHRRARQL